From Pulveribacter suum, a single genomic window includes:
- a CDS encoding response regulator encodes MNSTNDSVPSPRVLVIDDEPHIRKLIDISLRSQGYLTLLAATGQEGLSMLAGKGADIVVLDLGLPDCDGKDVLKALRQWSRVPVIVLTVRSGEEEKVALLDAGANDYVTKPFGIEEFMARIRAFLRVTGLRSTAGPIYEDGNLSIDLSKREVRVQGAVVTLTRKEFALLALLVEQAGRLMPQSQLLREMWGPSHEEDAHYLRILVGKLRHKLGDDASAPQYIVTEPGVGLRFVGKERRGLR; translated from the coding sequence GTGAATTCGACAAACGACTCGGTGCCTTCACCGCGCGTGCTCGTGATCGATGACGAGCCGCATATTCGCAAGCTCATCGACATTAGCCTGCGCTCGCAGGGCTATCTCACCTTGCTCGCGGCAACCGGTCAGGAAGGGCTGAGCATGCTCGCCGGGAAAGGGGCGGATATTGTCGTGCTCGACCTCGGACTTCCGGACTGCGATGGTAAGGATGTGTTGAAGGCGCTGCGGCAGTGGTCTCGGGTGCCGGTCATCGTGTTGACCGTCCGTTCCGGCGAAGAGGAGAAGGTCGCGTTGCTGGATGCTGGAGCGAACGACTATGTGACCAAGCCTTTCGGCATTGAGGAGTTCATGGCCCGCATCCGCGCGTTCCTGCGCGTGACGGGGCTGCGCAGCACGGCAGGTCCCATCTATGAGGATGGCAACCTGTCCATCGATCTGTCGAAGCGCGAAGTCCGCGTGCAGGGGGCGGTCGTGACGCTTACCCGCAAGGAGTTCGCGCTGCTGGCTTTGTTGGTCGAGCAGGCTGGCAGACTGATGCCTCAGTCTCAGCTCCTGCGGGAGATGTGGGGGCCATCCCACGAGGAGGATGCCCATTACCTGCGCATTCTCGTCGGCAAGCTTCGGCACAAGCTAGGTGACGATGCCTCTGCTCCTCAGTACATCGTGACGGAACCCGGTGTAGGACTGAGATTCGTCGGCAAAGAGCGTCGCGGACTGCGCTGA
- a CDS encoding sensor histidine kinase has translation MGADNTEQADALIGELRRQAAGRLTVFLGAAPGVGKTYAMLARARELHRQGIDVVVGIIETHGRSETQAMLEGLLQLPRKQVAYQGRMLEEMDLDGLLARKPAIALVDELAHRNAPGSRHERRWQDVEELLDAGIDVYTTVNIQHLESLNDVVHQITGIRVSETVPDGVFERLRDIRLVDLPARELIERLNQGKVYLPEQAAQALQAFFSPSNLTALRELAMQTVAEHVDADLREKRTARGLADIAIQRHVLIAIDGKGQSEYLVRAGARIAERRGAPWSVVTVDTGHSADAALHTEDLDRSAAQRNSMAHAEQLRQMELDGGFALARNLGGETEVLHNTDITQALLDAAAARGARSIVIGRTRERPIARIFNRTLTQQLLQRGARYELTIVSTPQARQRGRRFQDLAGERLAKGEPALILLATLGAVAAAAVAERMVGLEDLSTVFLIAVLLVASRTRMVAAVITAVLCFIAYDFLFIEPRFTFLISAQRGVATVLLFMAAALIAGRLASRLRMQVVSLRAANTHATAMQNLARQLSKAADLGQVIAASATVLQSTLNAQAWLRINGESGPAAAAADMTEKDTVAADWSQQHGQPSGRYTDTLTNSTWWFLPLRSDQDTIGVVGLRFPSAMGRLSFEQRRLAESMTEDIGQAALRARLVSELEVARVTGETERLRSALLSSVSHDLRSPLASMIGAADSLARYGKDMGPEDRSSLLDTIRVEGERLDRYIQNLLDMTRLGQQGLTLSRDWIGVDELVGSAARRLQRYEPTLKVESDIDPEIGLAHVHPALIEQALFNVMENAAKFSPPGEPIKVQASPVEGNKVRIDISDAGPGIPEDERRRIFDMFYSVERGDRGKQGTGLGLTIVQGIVGAHMGSVQALPGPDGRGTTVRLTLPLGEQSSQEA, from the coding sequence ATGGGAGCAGACAACACAGAGCAGGCCGACGCGCTGATCGGCGAGCTGCGTCGCCAGGCCGCAGGCCGGCTCACGGTGTTCCTTGGCGCCGCGCCAGGCGTCGGCAAGACCTATGCCATGCTCGCCCGCGCGCGCGAACTGCATCGCCAGGGCATCGATGTGGTGGTTGGCATCATCGAGACGCACGGGCGCAGTGAGACCCAAGCCATGCTGGAGGGCCTGCTGCAGTTGCCGCGCAAGCAGGTCGCCTACCAGGGGCGCATGCTGGAAGAGATGGACCTCGACGGCCTGCTGGCCCGCAAGCCCGCCATCGCCCTCGTGGACGAACTGGCGCATCGGAATGCCCCCGGAAGCCGCCATGAGCGCCGCTGGCAGGACGTCGAGGAATTGCTGGACGCGGGCATAGACGTCTACACAACGGTGAACATCCAGCATCTGGAGAGCTTGAACGACGTCGTCCATCAGATCACCGGCATCCGGGTCAGCGAGACCGTGCCGGATGGGGTATTCGAGCGCTTGCGCGACATCCGACTAGTGGACCTGCCGGCGCGGGAGTTGATCGAGCGCCTGAACCAAGGCAAGGTCTATCTGCCCGAGCAGGCGGCACAGGCTCTGCAGGCCTTCTTCTCGCCGTCCAACCTCACTGCCTTGCGCGAGTTGGCGATGCAGACCGTGGCAGAGCACGTGGACGCGGACCTGCGCGAAAAACGCACGGCCCGTGGGCTCGCGGACATCGCGATCCAGCGGCACGTACTCATTGCCATCGACGGCAAGGGGCAGTCGGAGTATCTGGTGCGGGCCGGCGCGCGCATCGCCGAGCGCCGGGGTGCGCCGTGGTCGGTGGTGACCGTGGATACAGGGCATTCCGCTGATGCGGCTCTGCACACGGAGGACCTGGATCGATCCGCTGCGCAGCGCAATTCGATGGCCCACGCCGAGCAACTGCGCCAGATGGAACTCGACGGGGGTTTCGCCCTGGCGCGCAACCTGGGCGGTGAAACCGAGGTGCTGCACAACACCGACATCACGCAGGCCTTGCTCGATGCCGCAGCAGCGCGTGGCGCGCGCTCCATCGTGATCGGTCGCACGCGCGAGCGGCCTATCGCACGCATCTTCAACCGCACGCTGACGCAGCAGTTGCTACAAAGAGGTGCGCGATACGAACTGACCATCGTCAGCACACCGCAGGCACGGCAGCGCGGGCGCCGGTTTCAGGACCTGGCGGGCGAGCGATTGGCCAAGGGCGAACCCGCGCTAATCCTGCTGGCAACCCTGGGGGCGGTCGCAGCGGCCGCAGTAGCCGAGCGCATGGTGGGGCTTGAGGACCTTTCCACGGTATTCCTGATCGCCGTGCTGCTTGTCGCTTCGCGCACGCGCATGGTGGCTGCGGTCATCACCGCGGTGCTGTGCTTCATCGCGTACGACTTCCTGTTCATCGAACCCCGATTCACCTTCCTCATCAGCGCGCAGCGGGGCGTGGCCACGGTGCTGCTGTTCATGGCCGCGGCGCTGATCGCGGGCCGCCTGGCGTCGAGATTGCGCATGCAGGTGGTGTCGTTGCGGGCCGCGAACACGCATGCGACCGCCATGCAGAACTTGGCGCGGCAGTTGTCCAAGGCAGCGGACCTGGGGCAGGTGATCGCCGCCAGTGCCACCGTCCTGCAATCGACCCTGAATGCGCAGGCATGGCTGCGCATCAATGGCGAGTCGGGTCCCGCTGCCGCCGCTGCCGACATGACGGAGAAAGACACGGTAGCCGCCGACTGGAGCCAGCAGCATGGTCAGCCGAGTGGTCGCTACACCGACACGCTCACCAACTCCACCTGGTGGTTCCTGCCGCTCCGATCCGACCAGGACACGATCGGGGTCGTGGGATTGCGGTTCCCGTCGGCGATGGGGCGTCTATCGTTCGAGCAACGGCGCCTTGCCGAGAGCATGACGGAGGACATTGGTCAGGCGGCACTGCGCGCCCGGCTGGTGTCGGAACTGGAGGTTGCCCGCGTCACAGGAGAGACCGAGCGCCTGCGGTCCGCGCTGCTGTCCTCCGTGTCTCACGACCTTCGTTCGCCGCTCGCTTCAATGATCGGAGCCGCCGACAGCCTTGCTCGCTACGGCAAGGACATGGGCCCCGAGGACCGCAGCAGCCTGCTGGATACCATCCGGGTCGAGGGCGAGCGGCTGGACCGGTACATCCAGAACCTGCTGGACATGACCCGCCTGGGTCAGCAGGGCCTAACCCTGTCCCGGGACTGGATCGGCGTAGACGAACTCGTCGGCTCCGCGGCACGCCGCCTGCAGCGCTATGAGCCGACGTTGAAGGTGGAAAGTGACATCGATCCTGAGATCGGCCTGGCCCATGTCCATCCTGCGCTGATCGAGCAGGCCCTCTTCAATGTGATGGAGAACGCCGCTAAGTTCTCACCTCCCGGTGAGCCCATCAAGGTGCAGGCCAGCCCCGTCGAAGGCAATAAGGTCAGGATCGACATCTCCGACGCAGGTCCGGGCATCCCGGAAGACGAGCGGCGCAGGATCTTCGACATGTTCTACAGCGTAGAGCGTGGCGACCGCGGCAAGCAGGGAACGGGACTGGGCTTGACCATCGTTCAGGGCATCGTGGGTGCCCACATGGGAAGTGTCCAGGCGCTGCCTGGGCCAGATGGACGAGGTACAACCGTTCGCTTGACCTTGCCATTGGGTGAGCAGTCAAGTCAAGAGGCATGA
- a CDS encoding PTS sugar transporter subunit IIA has translation MSALSQYLEARDILLNVQATSKLQLFEIIGKHMMTAHGVPADSVASSLQRRELAGSTALGNGVAIPHARVKELERIRLVYARLAPALDFDTPDSQAVSDVVALMVPAPATQDHLDVLAHVASLFSDQNFREVLHACLDPIQVKEVFERWPR, from the coding sequence ATGAGCGCGCTGAGCCAGTACTTGGAGGCCAGGGACATTCTTTTGAATGTTCAGGCAACAAGCAAACTGCAGCTGTTCGAGATAATCGGCAAGCACATGATGACGGCACACGGGGTGCCAGCCGACTCCGTGGCCTCATCTCTGCAGCGACGGGAACTCGCAGGTTCGACCGCTCTAGGCAACGGCGTGGCCATCCCGCATGCGCGGGTGAAGGAACTGGAGCGCATCCGTCTCGTCTATGCGCGCCTGGCCCCGGCACTGGACTTCGACACGCCCGACAGTCAGGCGGTGTCCGACGTTGTGGCGCTGATGGTCCCGGCTCCAGCGACCCAGGACCATCTGGATGTCCTGGCCCATGTGGCGTCCCTGTTCTCGGATCAGAACTTCAGAGAGGTTTTGCACGCGTGCCTGGATCCGATCCAAGTCAAAGAAGTCTTCGAGCGTTGGCCGCGTTGA
- the kdpC gene encoding potassium-transporting ATPase subunit KdpC encodes MTMTASLAANARNAGAATPPVMDRGAWRGAIGLTILSLAGFGFLYSLAGVGVGQALFPRTANGSVIERDGKVIGSELVAQPFAGDRYFQPRPSAAGYNPMALAGSNQARTNPDLRKRLEEARLAVAKREGVDPSAVPGDLITQSGGGIDPHVSPESAAIQVARVSRARGLGPEIVQKIVAEHTQDRQLGVLGGPRVNVLTLNLALDKLATAAQPAAAATSAVGQ; translated from the coding sequence ATGACCATGACTGCATCCCTGGCCGCTAACGCGCGCAATGCCGGCGCGGCCACTCCCCCGGTAATGGACCGGGGCGCCTGGCGCGGTGCCATCGGGCTGACGATCCTGTCCCTTGCCGGCTTCGGCTTTCTCTATTCGCTCGCCGGGGTGGGCGTGGGGCAGGCGCTGTTCCCGCGGACGGCCAACGGCAGCGTGATCGAGCGTGACGGCAAAGTGATTGGCTCCGAGTTGGTGGCCCAGCCTTTCGCGGGCGACAGGTACTTCCAACCGCGCCCTTCGGCTGCCGGCTACAACCCCATGGCCCTGGCCGGCAGCAACCAGGCGCGGACCAATCCGGACCTGCGCAAGCGCCTGGAAGAGGCGCGCTTGGCCGTGGCCAAGCGCGAAGGCGTCGATCCCTCGGCCGTGCCAGGTGACCTGATCACCCAGTCCGGTGGCGGCATCGACCCGCACGTCAGTCCGGAGAGCGCAGCCATCCAGGTCGCGCGCGTGTCCCGCGCGCGAGGCCTCGGCCCCGAGATCGTGCAAAAAATCGTGGCAGAGCATACCCAGGACAGGCAACTCGGCGTGCTGGGCGGCCCCCGCGTCAACGTCCTGACCCTGAACCTGGCTCTGGACAAGTTGGCGACCGCTGCTCAGCCCGCCGCTGCAGCCACCTCGGCTGTAGGCCAGTGA
- the kdpB gene encoding potassium-transporting ATPase subunit KdpB, with protein sequence MTTTNTQTPVDADRGLVPALIESFKKLAPQHAFKNPVMAVVWLGTLVTAAATIAGWTSTGFGWAVTLILLITVVFANFAESVAEARGRGQAASLRRARKDLVARRLDKSGRETSVPAADLRPDDRVVVEEGQLIPADGEIVEGLATINEAAVTGESAPVLREAGTDRSGVIGGTKVLSDRIVVRVTAEPGNSFLDRMIALVEGSNRQKTPNEIALGIVLAVMTLTFLIVVVTLPFISGFVDVQVNVVLLVALLVCLIPTTIGGLLPAIGIAGMNRALQANVLAKSGKAVEVAGDVDVLLLDKTGTITYGDRQATAFHALATVDASQLRQAALLASLADPTPEGKSIVKLAREKGEKLVDPEYAHFVPFTAQTRMSGVDLPDERVIRKGAIDAISSHVKALDGRVPAELQARVDAVARKGATPLVVSDGRHILGVIELSDVIKRGIKERFARLREMGVKTVMITGDNKLTAASIAADAGMDDYIAEAKPEDKLARIRAEQAGGRLVAMVGDGTNDAPALAQADVGLAMNSGTQAAKEAGNMVDLDSDPAKLLAIVEIGKQQLITRGALTTFSLANDVSKYFAILPALFAAAIPSMAALNVMNLSSPSSAVLSALIFNAIIIPALIPLALRGVRFKPASATHLLRNNMLIYGVGGILLPFIAIKLIDVVLAALFNL encoded by the coding sequence ATGACCACTACAAATACTCAAACGCCGGTGGACGCGGACCGGGGCCTGGTGCCCGCGCTCATCGAATCCTTCAAGAAGCTGGCTCCCCAGCATGCCTTTAAAAACCCGGTGATGGCCGTGGTGTGGCTCGGCACGCTGGTTACCGCCGCTGCGACTATCGCGGGCTGGACCAGCACGGGCTTTGGCTGGGCAGTGACCCTCATCCTGCTCATCACCGTCGTATTCGCGAACTTCGCCGAATCCGTGGCGGAGGCACGCGGGCGAGGCCAGGCGGCTTCGCTGCGCCGCGCACGCAAGGACCTCGTGGCGCGTCGCCTGGACAAGTCGGGCCGCGAAACGAGCGTCCCTGCCGCGGACCTGCGCCCGGACGACCGGGTCGTGGTGGAAGAGGGCCAATTGATTCCCGCCGACGGAGAGATCGTCGAGGGCCTGGCGACTATCAACGAGGCGGCGGTCACAGGTGAATCGGCCCCCGTGCTGCGCGAAGCCGGCACTGATCGTTCCGGCGTAATCGGCGGCACCAAGGTGCTGTCCGACCGGATCGTTGTGCGTGTCACGGCCGAACCGGGCAACAGCTTCCTAGACCGGATGATCGCACTGGTCGAAGGATCGAACCGCCAAAAAACGCCCAACGAGATCGCCCTGGGCATCGTACTCGCGGTGATGACACTAACCTTCCTGATCGTGGTCGTCACCTTGCCCTTCATCAGCGGCTTCGTGGACGTGCAGGTCAACGTCGTACTGCTGGTGGCGCTGCTGGTCTGCCTGATCCCCACGACCATCGGTGGCCTGCTGCCGGCCATCGGGATCGCTGGCATGAACCGTGCGCTGCAAGCCAACGTACTGGCCAAATCGGGCAAGGCCGTTGAGGTAGCCGGTGACGTAGATGTGCTGCTGCTGGACAAGACCGGCACCATCACCTACGGCGATCGCCAGGCGACCGCGTTCCACGCGCTGGCCACCGTGGATGCCTCGCAGTTGCGCCAGGCCGCCCTGCTGGCCTCGCTGGCCGACCCCACGCCCGAAGGCAAGTCCATCGTGAAGCTTGCCCGCGAAAAGGGCGAGAAGCTCGTCGATCCGGAATATGCGCACTTCGTCCCCTTCACCGCGCAAACGCGCATGTCCGGGGTGGACCTGCCGGACGAGCGCGTGATCCGCAAGGGCGCCATCGATGCCATCAGCAGCCATGTCAAGGCGCTCGACGGGCGAGTGCCTGCCGAATTGCAGGCGCGCGTGGACGCTGTGGCGCGCAAGGGCGCGACGCCGTTGGTGGTGAGCGACGGCCGCCACATCCTCGGCGTGATCGAGCTGTCCGACGTCATCAAGCGGGGCATCAAGGAGCGCTTCGCACGCCTGCGCGAGATGGGCGTGAAGACCGTGATGATCACCGGCGACAACAAGCTCACGGCAGCCAGCATCGCCGCCGACGCTGGCATGGACGACTACATCGCCGAAGCCAAACCCGAAGACAAACTTGCGCGCATCCGCGCCGAGCAGGCGGGCGGGCGCCTGGTGGCCATGGTCGGCGACGGCACCAACGACGCGCCAGCACTGGCCCAGGCCGACGTGGGTTTGGCGATGAACTCCGGTACTCAGGCCGCCAAGGAGGCCGGCAACATGGTCGACCTGGACTCCGACCCGGCCAAGCTGCTGGCGATCGTCGAGATCGGCAAGCAGCAACTGATCACACGCGGCGCGCTGACCACCTTCTCGCTGGCCAACGACGTCTCCAAGTACTTCGCCATCCTGCCGGCGTTGTTCGCCGCGGCGATCCCGTCGATGGCAGCGCTCAACGTCATGAACCTGTCAAGCCCGTCGAGCGCGGTGCTGTCGGCGCTGATCTTCAACGCGATCATCATCCCGGCGCTGATCCCGCTGGCGCTGCGCGGCGTGCGCTTCAAGCCCGCCAGCGCGACCCACCTACTGCGCAACAACATGCTGATCTACGGCGTGGGGGGCATCCTGCTGCCTTTCATCGCGATCAAGCTGATCGACGTCGTGCTGGCGGCCCTGTTCAACCTGTGA